The sequence AGTGTCGGTCGAAGGTCCAAATTTTCCACACCGTCACTTCCAGATCCTTTTCCTACCTTTGTGGATTAGCCTAAAACCGACAATGGACTAACCACGGATTGCTCGGATGACACGGATCGAGAAGGGGTGGTTACATGCTGCAACGGGAGATCGCAGTCCCTTTCAGAGTGATGAGGTCCTCCGTTCAATTCCTGGCCCATCCGTGAGATCCGAGAAATCCGTGGTTACAACTGCCGCTTTCAGGGTCATTCCTCCCGCCACCGCGTCCTCGATCCCATCCGTTGGGGCCGCTTCTGAGTCCGTGTGATCCGCGTGGGTCCGTGGGCCATAGTTCCCCGCTTCCTCTGCCCGGTTCCAAATTCTCCATCAGGGACGGTCATGGATCAGTTACGCTTTACATATTGGCCTTGTCAGACTGCCAATATGGATTATATTTGGCCTTAATGAGCGGCCAATATCGGCAGATCATCGAAAGCAAAATCCTGGAAGCGATCGAGATGCGGCCCCGGTCAATGACCCGTCGCGAGGCTACCGTGCCGTCGATCAAGAACAAGGCGATATGTGTAATCGGTATGAGGCGTGCGGGGAAAACCACCTTCCTGCATCAGTGCCGGTTGGATCTCATCGAGTCTGGCATCTCTGCTCGTCGACTGGTCTATTTTAACTTCGAAGACGAGCGGTTGGCGGGACTTGACGCGTCGAACCTCTCATTAATACCGGACTGTCATGCTCGTTTGTTTCCGGAAGATGCAGCGCAGAATACAACACTGTTCTTGGATGAGATCCAGCGGGTGTCGGGCTGGGAAGTCTTTGCTCGTCGGATGATGGATAGCGGCCAGACCCAGCTATTTCTCTCCGGATCCTCGGCCAAGCTACTCAGTCGGGAGATCGCCACGTCAATGCGCGGGCGTGCCTGGGAGATCGCAATTTACCCCTTCAGCTTTGGGGAATTCTTGATCCACCACGGCATTGAGAGACCCACCCGGCCAGGATCGGTCACTTCTCGGCAGGCGACCACTTTGGATCATCATTTCCTGAGATATCTGAATGAGGGCGGCTTTCCGGAGGCTCAAGGGCTAACCAAGCCAGAACGCAACGAGCTCTTGCAGGGCTATGTCGACGTCGTGTTGTTGCGGGATGTCATCGAACGCCATGGGATCACCAATGCCACGGCCTTGCGGCAGCTGGTTTTACGGTTGCTGGCCAGCCCGGCCGGCATGTTCAGCGTGCAGAAATTCTTTGCGGACATGAAATCGCGGCACATCGCGGTTTCCCGGGAAAGCGCCCATGAAATGTTGGCGCACTTGGAGGATGCATTTCTGCTCCAGACCTTGCCAGTAGCCAGTGACTCCGTGAAACGTCAGCAGGTCAACCCGCGCAAGTGCTATCCGGTGGATCCGGCTCTAATTCACGCCTTTGATCGGAGCGGGCGACCCAATACGGGCCATGCGCTGGAGTCGGTTGTTTTCGTAGAGTTGATGCGTCGCAAATGTGAGGTGGGTTACGTGAAGACCGCCTCGGGATACGAGGTCGATTTTCTGGCCCGTGACCGCTCCCAAGCGGCGTGGCTGATTCAGGTCTGTGCCAGCGTCGACGATCCAGCGACCTTGGATCGAGAAGTGAGAGCGTTGAAGGAAGCGATAGGAGAACACCCAGGAGCCAAGCCACTGATACTCACCTTGGAGTCGCGGCTGCCCCAGCCGGAAGTCCCCAAACCGATCCACCTGATGCCGGCGTGGCAATGGCTGCTGAGTTGAAGCGTAAGCGGGGGATCGGGCAGATCGCGAAGGTCGCAAGATCGGCAGGCTTTCCCTTCCGACATCGCGTCCGTTGCGTCCGTTGCGGTTCAAATCCTAGTTCCTCGGTCCGGAAAGCCCAGCGACTTCGTGGCTTTGTGTGACGCATCCATCGTCCTCGTTGGCGAGAAGGTGGCATCGCTGCGCGATGCTCTGTCTTTTCTGAGAATCAATTCCGGGGATCTACGCTGCGCTGCGATACCCGG is a genomic window of Verrucomicrobiales bacterium containing:
- a CDS encoding ATP-binding protein, yielding MSGQYRQIIESKILEAIEMRPRSMTRREATVPSIKNKAICVIGMRRAGKTTFLHQCRLDLIESGISARRLVYFNFEDERLAGLDASNLSLIPDCHARLFPEDAAQNTTLFLDEIQRVSGWEVFARRMMDSGQTQLFLSGSSAKLLSREIATSMRGRAWEIAIYPFSFGEFLIHHGIERPTRPGSVTSRQATTLDHHFLRYLNEGGFPEAQGLTKPERNELLQGYVDVVLLRDVIERHGITNATALRQLVLRLLASPAGMFSVQKFFADMKSRHIAVSRESAHEMLAHLEDAFLLQTLPVASDSVKRQQVNPRKCYPVDPALIHAFDRSGRPNTGHALESVVFVELMRRKCEVGYVKTASGYEVDFLARDRSQAAWLIQVCASVDDPATLDREVRALKEAIGEHPGAKPLILTLESRLPQPEVPKPIHLMPAWQWLLS